CGGCGACCGCCGACGCGACGGTCGACTTCCCCGCCCCGGGGAGCCCGCAGACGACGACGAGGCGCGTGGTGTCGGACATCCGATTCCGTTCGTCCGGTCTCCGCTCGGGAACGAGTATCCGTCGGTTCGCCCGCGCCGGGACCCGACGGGTGCCCGTCGCCTCGTCCGGCGAAAATCAGACTCGATAAATTCAGCGATAAGCATTAAACGGAGATCCCGGAACGGAGAAACACTCCAGAACAGGGAGTGGACAACCACAGAATGTTCGAATTCATCACGGACGAGGAAGAGCGCGGGCAAGTTGGTATCGGGACGCTCATCGTGTTCATCGCGATGGTACTCGTGGCGGCGATCGCCGCGGGTGTCCTGATCAACACCGCGGGCTTCCTCCAGAGCAAGTCGCAGGAAACGGGACAACAGAGCAGTAAGCAGGTCAGCGACCGCGTGCAGGAGGTCGCCACCGTCGGGAACGTTAACAGTGCCGGCGACGCGGTCGACTACGTCAACGTGACGGTGACGCAGGCCGCCGGCGCCGGCGAGATCGACCTGCAGAACACCACGGTGACCTGGATCGGTCCGAGCGGGACCTACCAGCTGATCGCCGCCGCCGACTTCGACAACACGTCGGCAGCCACCGGCGAGACGTTCACCTACGACGTCGTCAAGGACGGCGACGGCAGCGCGCCCGTCCTCAACGACAACGACGACCGACTGCAGTACATCTTCGACGTCGACCAGTTCGCCGGGAGTAACCTCGGCGAGGGCGACGAGGTGACGATCAAGGTCAACACGATGGCCGGCGCGACCACCGAGATCCGCTTCACCGTGCCCGAGTCGCTCGGGAACAAGGAAGCCGTCGAGCTGTAAGTCGGCTCTCCCCCTTCTCTCGGTTCGCTTCGACGAGCAGTCACAACGATCGCCGGGCGGCCGGCCGGAGGGCGTTCGCGGCCGACGACGGCGAAGCGGTCGCATCCGGGGGCACGGCGCCGCGGGCGCCGCAAGCGCCGGATAACCAAGTTCCCCGCCGGCGTCTGTGAACGGGAGATGAACGAGGACGACGGCGGGGGTGGCGACGGATCGTGGAGTAGACGAGGCGTCCTGACGGCGCTGGGGACCGGTGCCATCGCGGCGGCACTGGGCGAACCGACGGCGGCCGCGGCGTCCGATCCCGAGCCATCGTACGTCGTCGAGCAGGGGTCGACCTGCGTCCCGGTTCGTCCCGTTCAAGGGTCGGAAACCGCCGAGCAGTTCTACGAGTACCAGCTGCCGTCGCGATACGTCTCCGAGGAGAACGGCGCGGTCGTCGGCGACGAGGACCGATACAACTCGGCGGGAACGCGCGACCTCCAGCGCGCCGACACCAGCATCCTCTTGCTGTACGACGGCCCGGAGGGCGTGAGCCTGGTCGTCGTCCACGGCGGCCCGGACAGCCCCGACGGCGGGTCGGCGACGTTCACTTTCGACGGGCTCCCGACCGGCGGCGAGTGGGTCGTCGCCGACGACCTGTACGACGCCGACTCGAACTACGACCGGTGGAACGTCGACGGCGAGCCCCAGCGTATCGACTGGACCTGGGCCGACGGCCGCACCGACGGCGGCGTCTTTCGCCCCCTCGGGGACGACCTCGACGCGACGATCGACCCCGCGTTCAACGAGGCCGCGGAACTGTTCGGCGTCTACTACGAAGGGCGCGTGACCGACTGGCAACTCCTCTCGGCGACCGACGACGGCGTCGAACGCGTGTCGCTGGCCCTCGACGAGCCGATCCGTGTGAGGGTCGGCACGTGCGGCTCCGACGGGACGGGCGGCGACGGGGACGACGATGATTCCGACGGCGATGAGGACACGCCGGACGACGACTCCGACGATGACGAAGATCGCGAACGTGAGGACGGAGACGATGACGGCGATGACGACGAGGGCGACGAAGAGGAAGCGGACGACGACGAAGACCGCGAACGCGACAATGAGGACAGCGATGACGACGATGAGGATGAGGACGATGACGAGGACGAAGAGGCAGACGACGTTGGACCGCCGGACGATGCGGGACCACCCGACGACGCCGGTCCACCGGATGACGCGGGGCCGCCCGACGGAGCAGGACCACCCGAGGATGCCGGACCGCCCGACGGAGCAGGACCACCCGAGGATGCCGGACCGCCCGAGGATGCTGGACCACCCGACGACGCAGGTCCACCCAACGGCGGGGGACCGCCGGATGACGCCGGTCCCCCCGGTGACGACGATGACGAGGAGGACGACTGAACACTGAACCCTCTCCGAAACTGGAAATGCGGGAGAAGTGGGCCGGCGCGATAGCTATCTGGGGTGACAGAATCCTCGAATATATCGGCGGAAATGATGGCGAGAGAGTCAGTGAGGTCGGTGACCACGAGCTATTCAGAGTCGGCAACTCGCAGATTCCTTATAAGCTCAAGAAGCTTGGTGGTCACGGACTTCCCGGAGTGTTGGGGGCGCCTACGTGATCACAGAGGAGGGGAAACAGTATCTCGCGGGCGAACTCGACGCCGGCGACCTCGTAGATGAGAGCGAGGAGAGCAACGGGGAGGCCGCCGCGTAGTCCATGCGATGGCACGGCGACTGGATGCAGGGACTCGATGAGCGCGTGCTGGAGCGACTCGCCGAGCAGGGAAACGCTCCCGCGAGGATGATCGCCTCGGATATCGACGAGCCGCGGCTTCGCGTCGCGCGGCTGTGTAAGGTGCTCGCGGAGGCTGAATTCATCGAACGTGAGGAGCGTGAGGGCTTCGCCGACGAGCGGTATATCACGAGTTGGGGGCTGCTGTATCTGGCAGGCGAGTTGAATGCAGAGCTGCGTCGCCCCGAGCCTGGGATGCGGCCGGGCGGTCGGATTCGGCCCGGGTGGTACACGGGCTTCAGCTAAACTATTCTAGCGCTAATGTTGTTTCCCCAGAGAGGTACTCATCATACCGATTTAGGACCTGTTCACGGAATTCTTCTCTGATGTCACGACGCCTAGTGGCGCTGAAATCACTCTTGATCCAACCTGATTCTGATTGTAGCTTTGTCTCAGTAATACTCACCTCAAATGTGACTCTACGTGAGGTCTTGAAGTCAATCTCGACCACGACTCGTCTAGCAACGTCCTTGTGTTCGTACCGAACCTCTACCTGACTCAGATAGAAACCGTTCTTCTCGCATTTTTGAACAAATTCATTATTATCCAAATTATTCCCTGACAGCGCAGCGTTACGGATACCGTCCAACTCCGCATCTAGATCTTCATCCTCTTCATCTTCGCCAACAGTTTCATCTCTCTGTACCTGGACCCCTTCCACGTTCTTACGGGTCCAATTTTCTGTCTCCATCGTCATCAAGTCGCGGACGTATGCTACTCTGTTACGGATACCAAGCTCCGTGAGCGAGACAGGATCAGTGCTCACTGGCTCTTTACCAGCGGCTTCGCGTTGTTCATTCCAACCATCAAGAAACTCAGTAATTGCAGTTTGCTGATTCACTTTATCATATTCATGAAGAACCGTAGATGTTCCATCCGAGTCGAAATTTTTCACCGTGAATTTTGTAGATTTTCTTCTACGTGCCAGTCCCTGGAGTTTGCCTCTTTTTTCAACTGTGAATTCCAAGTTGACCTCTAGATCGTCTCCATCCTCAGAAACATCTCTGACGTGTACCTTCTTTTCACCATGAGCTGTTGCTTTGCGCTTCTGTTCTCTGAGGTCTGACAACACTTCCCGCTGAGATGACTCAGAATGCCATCTGAATGCGGACGACTTAGTGGTTGTATCCGATTCCAGTGCCTCTCTCTGGAAGAATTTGAAGCTATCATATCCATAGAATATTCTCCGTGATGCGTCAGCGATTGTAGATGTGCTATGATTGCACATCAACAAACCTGCTCTACGCTTGTGATGCTCGATGATTGCTTCTCGTGAGAGATAATCATCAATTATTTTCTCAAATTCTCTATCGGCTGGATACTGCAATTTCTCCATTTTGTCTTTTTTGTCCACGATAGCATCACTGTCGACTGTTGACTGTGAATTCTGACTCATTATCGGTTGTCAAGGTGGTTCAAGTCTGCCATTGTCTGGAGCGTCTTGAATTCAATATCCGTATTTGCGTCTTCATCAGAGAACGTCCGAACAAATTCTTCTTCGACAGGTTCTGTGTGATGTCCACGGTCGGGGACGAAGATCTCGATCCTCTCGTGGTTCGACAGTAGCTGATAATGTCTTAATGATTTGTACATGAAGAGTAAGGAGTCAAAATCCATCTCACCAAAGTAGAATACAAAGCCAACATCCGAGCGTTCACCACTTGTGAGGAATATGAAATCAGATAGCAAATAGTCCATTGTCGCAAGATCATACATACCTCCATCTGTGTCAGTCAAATCCGGGTAATAGAATTGTATATTGTCGTAATCCTTACTCAGTCTGTGGTATTGATCTTCTATACCAGCAATTCGTTGTAATTGGTCATTCCCCCAAATAACGATCTTTGACAGATCCCAATTTTTCTTCACATCAAGTGATTGAACATACTGGTGGAACTCATCAGGTTCAAATCCATCAGTCGCCCAGAGAGCAACAATACCTGTATTAGTTATATCTGCTTCATTAGAGATATTGTGTGTTTCTTCGAAATACTCTGATTTGGGAGCTTTATCGACTTTTTCTAACAGAGTTTCAAAGAAACCTTCCACCTTCGATCTACTCACACTATCCCATTTCCACGACTTGGACTCGATTATGTTTCCGTGGATATGTGGAGTGTAAGGATGTTTATATGTTAGATATGCGTCCAGGCCATACCCGTGCTTCCGGTCTTCGTCATCGACCTGAGCATCCACGTCAGTCTTGCTTTTTAGTGTCCATCCAAGTCCTTGGAATAGTTTGACTATTCTCTCAGTGGCTCGGTCACCCTTTCGGTTAGCATCTTCAGGCATCGGCAACCACCTCAGAAAGAAGATCACGAATCAGCGGTAGAAGTTCAGAGTCACGAGAGCTGTTGGAAAACAGTCTAACTGAGCCACTTCTGTAAATTCCTACTGTAACCTCTTCGTCAGGTGCCAAATTAATATTCAAACAGATATATGACACGTCTCCTTCGTATCTTGAGACCAGTTCCGATGCAACTTGATTGGTATAAGTTTCCAAATAGCAGTTGCCACTCGTTTGGGGCTCGGGTGAGATGTTGTTTATTCTGAGGGCACTCACATCGATCTCGTGGGGGGAGCGCCGTGATACCTCAAGTATTTGATCAATATCGAGATTGAGGCTTTGGCTAACAAATTGAGGAACAACTTGGCCAAGTCGGTTTAGCAGCTCGCTATTCCCGTCTCGGTCTGTGTAACCCTCAAGAAATCCATTCTGTAAGTCAATTCGAAACGGAACTCGATCCGCGGTGGTTACGTTATCCTCTGTTGGCTCTCCAGTCTCAGGGTCTATTCTGGTTATTGAGGTATATGAATTCGATATGAGGACTCCCTCGACAGATCCCTCATTACGCCGAACTTGCCTGAATCCAAACGTCGAATTCTCAGAGTAGCTATTACTCCGAAGTTTGGATACTAAGGCTTCCTGTGGGGGGCATTCAATCCTACTCACGTTTATCGTGGCAGGTGTTTCAGCTATTTCTCCGTCAGGCATTGGATAGAAAATAGAGCTACAATACAAGTATCTGTCGAGTAATAATTAATTATCTGACATACAGACGATGGTCGAACAATAGATCGGTCAGGTTAGTGACGCCATCAAGTGAATGTATTGTCTATTTCCGTAGTCTCGCTTTTATTTAACCTCGGTATTCGATGTTCCAGGCCCTCACGGAGGCCTAGCTGTCACCACAATTCCTCTGCTTCCGCATCTAACTGCGTCCCGGCGTACTGCAAGTAGTCATTCGCACTCGACAGGTCCGCGTGCCCCATCGTCTGCCGGATATACTGCGGCGTCGCACCCCGTGCGGCAATGAGCGTCCCGTAGGTGTGACGGAGCACGTGTGGCGTGATCTTCTTCCGGAGGTCCGTCTCGGCCGCCACGCGCTTCACTCGATTCGTCACTGTCTGCCTTGTCGCCCCATACTCGGCGTGATACCCGAAGTAATCCCGGAGCCGCCGCAGTGTTCCGGGGTGCTTCACCGGGATCGTCCGCGCGGCGTGCTCGGTCTTCGACGTCCAGTCTCCCTCGACGGCCGGCACGCGCAGCAGCTCGTTCTGCCAGTCCATCCAGTCGTCGGTCATGTACGCTAGCTCGTCGGCACCGATCCCGCTGTGTGCGAGCGTGTAGAGGTAGTTCAGTAGGGTTCGACGGGCACGCCGTGGCGTTCGAAGTCGTCGACGTTCCGCGTAACGACCGCCTCGCCTTCCACGTCGGCGGTTGCCGCGATCACCGCGTCACCCTTCTTGCGCTTGTACGTCGAGGGGTCCAGGCGGCCGATCATCCGCCCCGCTTCCTCGGCGATCTGCGGGTCCATCGCTACCCGTGGGACGCCGTCCAGAATTCGACGTATCTCGCGCGCTTCCTCTTCTCCGGTGTACGCTTCGATGCCGATGTACAGCTCCAGCACCGTCATCGTGGAGAGCTTCAACACGGCACCGTTCGCCTCCAACTCGTCCAGTTTCTCGTGTGCCGCCGGGAGATCGGCCATCAGGTCGAGCACGAACGCGGTATCGAGGATCATTCGAAGCGCTCGGCGATTTCTTCGACCTCCTCGGCGTCGTCGTCCTCGGCCGCCTCGATGGTCTCGCGCATCGTCTCGACCGTCTCGCTATCGAGGATTCCCCCGAGGTCCCGCAGCGACGGCCCGCCGATCAG
This genomic stretch from Halobaculum roseum harbors:
- a CDS encoding site-specific integrase, producing MNYLYTLAHSGIGADELAYMTDDWMDWQNELLRVPAVEGDWTSKTEHAARTIPVKHPGTLRRLRDYFGYHAEYGATRQTVTNRVKRVAAETDLRKKITPHVLRHTYGTLIAARGATPQYIRQTMGHADLSSANDYLQYAGTQLDAEAEELW
- a CDS encoding repressor phrH2; the encoded protein is MRWHGDWMQGLDERVLERLAEQGNAPARMIASDIDEPRLRVARLCKVLAEAEFIEREEREGFADERYITSWGLLYLAGELNAELRRPEPGMRPGGRIRPGWYTGFS
- a CDS encoding PIN domain-containing protein, with translation MILDTAFVLDLMADLPAAHEKLDELEANGAVLKLSTMTVLELYIGIEAYTGEEEAREIRRILDGVPRVAMDPQIAEEAGRMIGRLDPSTYKRKKGDAVIAATADVEGEAVVTRNVDDFERHGVPVEPY
- a CDS encoding antitoxin VapB family protein; this translates as MSTKPVRLDEDVYNRIKAHKRDDETFSEAIERLIGGPSLRDLGGILDSETVETMRETIEAAEDDDAEEVEEIAERFE
- a CDS encoding archaellin/type IV pilin N-terminal domain-containing protein, translating into MFEFITDEEERGQVGIGTLIVFIAMVLVAAIAAGVLINTAGFLQSKSQETGQQSSKQVSDRVQEVATVGNVNSAGDAVDYVNVTVTQAAGAGEIDLQNTTVTWIGPSGTYQLIAAADFDNTSAATGETFTYDVVKDGDGSAPVLNDNDDRLQYIFDVDQFAGSNLGEGDEVTIKVNTMAGATTEIRFTVPESLGNKEAVEL